The following are encoded together in the Bradymonas sediminis genome:
- a CDS encoding ABC transporter permease produces the protein MAIHEQKYISYDGPLKLGSAWLTFARMTFGMAMRLKRTWAMLVLLWFPVLITLLLVFAEYGAHEKLPEVKDMLGASGMGTAGVSMVLQMQFFSAALLMMVVGCGAIAEDLRYQTFQLYFSRPVERWEYLLGKFLGLFGLCSLVTVLPALLLGGLRASYFARSELATEAFTQSAVGLGMSVGITVLVCSIVLGLSSLTRRTGYAVLAFVGVILVPQILSIIVALSADSGELAQLWSLPGNLWLATQLLLAETAPEVPLVAPFAILAATAGLGLYAMFWRVNKLEGIA, from the coding sequence ATGGCAATCCACGAACAAAAATATATTAGCTACGACGGCCCGCTAAAATTAGGGAGCGCGTGGTTGACCTTTGCGCGCATGACCTTTGGCATGGCGATGCGCCTGAAGCGCACCTGGGCGATGCTGGTGCTGCTCTGGTTCCCGGTTCTGATCACGCTGCTGCTGGTTTTTGCCGAGTACGGGGCTCACGAGAAATTGCCCGAGGTCAAGGATATGCTCGGTGCCTCGGGCATGGGGACCGCCGGGGTGAGCATGGTGCTGCAGATGCAGTTCTTCTCGGCCGCGCTGCTCATGATGGTGGTGGGCTGCGGGGCGATCGCCGAAGACCTGCGCTACCAGACCTTTCAGCTGTATTTCTCGCGCCCGGTTGAGCGCTGGGAGTATCTGCTGGGGAAATTCCTGGGGCTCTTCGGGCTCTGCTCGCTGGTGACGGTGCTGCCGGCGCTGCTGCTGGGCGGGCTTCGGGCGTCGTATTTCGCGCGCAGCGAGTTGGCCACCGAGGCGTTTACGCAGTCGGCGGTGGGGCTGGGGATGTCGGTGGGGATCACCGTGTTGGTGTGCAGCATCGTGCTGGGTTTGAGCAGCCTGACCCGGCGCACCGGCTACGCGGTGCTGGCGTTTGTGGGCGTGATATTGGTGCCACAGATTCTGTCGATCATCGTCGCGCTCAGCGCGGACAGCGGCGAGCTGGCCCAATTGTGGAGCCTGCCGGGCAACCTGTGGTTGGCGACGCAGCTTCTTCTGGCCGAGACGGCGCCCGAGGTGCCGCTGGTCGCGCCGTTCGCCATCCTGGCGGCCACCGCCGGCCTGGGGCTCTACGCGATGTTCTGGCGAGTGAATAAATTAGAGGGGATCGCATGA
- a CDS encoding ABC transporter permease subunit, which produces MMATTRTISAASQLTTVYSTDLMRLVRAKKTLILLIVQFLPVLFAIVYIFYDEVDGLSLFTETVQGVVFPFLAPLAAVFFGGPALVDEMEGRTLTYLLLRPIAKPALYLGKWLASTTVAVGLVLLPMVVLLGLVMIAAGGMGGMSPGGIAQVLGATVLGTACYTAIFACLGALAAKSQFPGIIYFVIAEMLFPLFPILELLSVRFHMRTAAGFNAAQRLGLLDRMIFDEPLDIAWWVGFVVLGAFCALAVGLGAAIFSQKQYHIK; this is translated from the coding sequence ATGATGGCAACCACGCGTACAATAAGCGCTGCCTCGCAGCTCACGACCGTCTATAGCACCGACCTGATGCGGCTGGTGCGGGCGAAGAAGACTCTGATCCTGCTGATCGTGCAGTTTCTGCCGGTGCTCTTTGCGATTGTCTATATCTTCTATGATGAGGTCGACGGGCTGTCGCTGTTCACCGAGACGGTCCAGGGGGTTGTGTTCCCCTTCTTGGCGCCGCTGGCGGCGGTCTTCTTCGGCGGGCCGGCGCTGGTCGACGAGATGGAGGGGCGCACGCTGACGTATCTATTGTTGCGCCCGATCGCCAAGCCCGCCCTGTATTTGGGCAAGTGGTTGGCGAGCACGACCGTCGCGGTCGGGCTGGTCCTGCTGCCGATGGTGGTGCTGCTGGGGTTGGTGATGATCGCCGCCGGGGGCATGGGCGGGATGTCACCGGGCGGCATCGCCCAGGTGCTGGGGGCCACGGTCCTGGGGACGGCCTGTTATACCGCGATCTTTGCCTGCCTGGGGGCGTTGGCGGCCAAGAGCCAATTCCCGGGGATCATCTATTTTGTCATCGCCGAGATGCTCTTCCCGCTGTTTCCGATCCTCGAGCTATTGAGCGTGCGATTTCATATGCGCACCGCCGCCGGGTTTAACGCGGCCCAGCGGCTGGGCCTGCTTGACCGCATGATCTTCGACGAGCCGTTGGATATCGCGTGGTGGGTCGGGTTCGTGGTGCTCGGCGCGTTTTGCGCGCTGGCGGTTGGGCTGGGCGCGGCGATCTTCTCGCAGAAGCAATACCATATCAAATAA
- a CDS encoding REP-associated tyrosine transposase yields the protein MAAETFKGWYSRGYLPHFDTDQYPQMITYRLADSLPKKVVEGLLRNLDENDEVRRARLEEFLDNGYGSCLLKKHDFAQIIIDNWKFYDGRHYRLQDWVVMPNHVHVVYDRPTRSMPKIVQAWKSYSSHEIKAKLGTSNDGHALWQTDYFDRYARDERHLFNMQCYIFLNPVRAGLVDDPFDWPYSSIHKHELLRPSIMRWWQDCRERFWRSF from the coding sequence ATGGCCGCCGAAACATTCAAGGGCTGGTATAGCCGAGGATATCTGCCGCATTTCGACACGGACCAATATCCTCAAATGATCACGTACCGACTGGCGGACTCGCTGCCAAAGAAGGTGGTCGAAGGGCTGCTGCGCAATCTCGACGAGAACGACGAAGTTAGACGAGCGCGTTTGGAGGAGTTTCTCGACAATGGATACGGCTCATGCCTATTAAAAAAGCATGATTTTGCCCAAATCATTATCGATAATTGGAAGTTTTATGATGGAAGGCACTATCGACTTCAGGATTGGGTCGTGATGCCGAATCACGTTCATGTCGTCTATGACCGCCCGACCCGGTCGATGCCGAAGATCGTTCAAGCATGGAAGTCCTATAGCTCCCATGAGATCAAAGCGAAGCTTGGGACCTCCAACGATGGCCATGCGCTGTGGCAGACGGACTATTTTGACCGCTATGCCCGAGATGAGCGTCATCTCTTCAATATGCAATGCTATATTTTTTTGAATCCGGTTCGCGCGGGCCTCGTGGATGACCCGTTTGATTGGCCCTACTCGAGTATTCACAAGCATGAGTTGCTTCGCCCGTCGATTATGCGCTGGTGGCAGGATTGTCGGGAGCGTTTCTGGCGAAGCTTCTAA
- a CDS encoding choice-of-anchor D domain-containing protein — MRFKIQVLIASLVLGVAGVSACGDDDSFGEGKLASVKLETASPLALQMPATDRRMQAQTTIAFSNDGKADLKVSEIDFSSKPERLLVAGEYLDTTCSFDADAAPTFDSSGACPESTVCWSFNGLCRKVGMPEVPFEIAPGASSSIETIIVPGTGGMNCPAAPVGDADAPANYCGELKIKTNAQNTNAPTIVDGDIRVFFTHVEGSGTIEVSPQSVSFAGVNVGSSDSRDIKITNTHSDQPLTISSIRPREFVERFTVSAAPSLPIQLAPGASETWTLGFTPSSDWDGTSFGTNLEIKSSAHNDPVKQIPVQVTSEASRPAIKLTPELLRFDGQATQTFTISNEGAASLTLRGFAVLPSTTQAMYTIKENGNEIVGQYTKVLGAGETQDYEITFAPGSDPGGIGTLEVLYNYFVNEQSQNDMAQIELLGDVGDAPIGQISPDVFTFRAAAGENVTRSFVMRNVGTQPLVASGVAITDVIPNSAATFSTSMTNGTTIAPGDMQTFTVTYQGDDESDDRAALYFGTNTAGEEMFISLIALSGAASTAEAVVTPSFGDDAVPVNTEARFNALLSTGFADTTINRAQWTLLERPAGSQTFIDKIGPDATIFPDTAGQYKIALTLTEGNASSQTVYQFSAQ; from the coding sequence ATGAGATTTAAGATTCAAGTATTGATTGCGAGCCTCGTGCTCGGCGTGGCCGGGGTTTCGGCTTGCGGCGACGACGATAGTTTTGGCGAGGGAAAGTTGGCGTCGGTGAAGCTTGAGACGGCCTCGCCGTTGGCGTTGCAAATGCCGGCCACGGACCGCCGTATGCAGGCCCAAACGACGATCGCGTTCTCCAATGACGGCAAGGCGGACCTGAAGGTCTCGGAGATCGACTTTAGCTCCAAGCCCGAGCGCCTGCTCGTCGCCGGCGAGTATTTGGACACGACGTGTTCCTTTGACGCGGACGCGGCGCCGACCTTTGACTCCAGCGGCGCGTGCCCCGAGAGCACGGTGTGCTGGTCGTTCAATGGCCTGTGCCGAAAGGTCGGCATGCCGGAGGTTCCCTTCGAGATCGCGCCCGGAGCGTCGAGTTCGATTGAGACGATCATTGTCCCGGGCACCGGCGGCATGAATTGCCCGGCGGCGCCAGTGGGCGACGCGGATGCGCCTGCGAATTATTGCGGCGAGTTGAAGATTAAGACCAACGCGCAGAATACGAACGCGCCGACCATCGTCGACGGCGATATTCGCGTCTTCTTCACGCATGTGGAAGGCAGCGGAACGATCGAGGTTTCCCCGCAGAGCGTGAGCTTCGCCGGGGTGAACGTCGGCAGCAGTGACAGCCGTGATATCAAGATCACGAATACTCATAGCGACCAACCGCTGACCATCAGCTCGATTCGCCCGCGCGAATTCGTGGAGCGTTTCACGGTTTCGGCCGCGCCCTCGCTGCCCATCCAGCTCGCCCCGGGCGCCTCGGAGACCTGGACGCTGGGCTTCACGCCGTCGTCGGATTGGGATGGCACCAGCTTTGGCACCAACCTTGAGATCAAATCGTCGGCGCATAACGACCCGGTCAAGCAGATTCCGGTGCAGGTCACCTCAGAGGCGAGCCGCCCGGCGATCAAGCTCACCCCGGAGCTGCTGCGCTTCGATGGCCAGGCCACCCAGACCTTCACCATCAGCAACGAAGGCGCGGCGAGCCTGACGCTGCGTGGGTTCGCGGTTCTCCCGTCGACCACCCAGGCGATGTATACGATTAAAGAGAACGGCAACGAGATTGTCGGTCAGTACACCAAGGTGCTCGGCGCCGGTGAGACGCAGGACTATGAGATCACTTTCGCGCCCGGCAGCGACCCCGGCGGCATCGGGACGCTCGAGGTGCTCTATAATTATTTCGTCAACGAGCAATCCCAAAACGATATGGCTCAGATCGAGCTGCTGGGCGACGTCGGTGACGCGCCGATCGGCCAGATATCGCCGGACGTCTTCACCTTCCGCGCGGCGGCCGGTGAGAACGTGACCCGCAGCTTCGTCATGCGTAACGTCGGCACCCAGCCGCTGGTGGCGTCGGGCGTCGCGATTACGGACGTCATTCCGAATTCGGCGGCGACCTTTAGCACCAGCATGACCAACGGCACGACGATCGCGCCGGGGGATATGCAGACCTTCACCGTGACCTATCAGGGGGATGACGAGAGCGACGACCGCGCGGCGCTTTATTTCGGCACCAACACCGCCGGTGAAGAGATGTTCATTTCGCTCATCGCGCTGTCGGGCGCTGCCTCGACGGCCGAGGCCGTGGTGACGCCGTCCTTTGGCGACGACGCGGTGCCGGTGAATACCGAAGCGCGCTTCAACGCGCTGTTGAGCACCGGGTTCGCGGACACCACGATCAACCGCGCGCAGTGGACCTTGCTTGAGCGCCCGGCGGGCAGCCAGACCTTCATTGATAAGATCGGCCCGGACGCCACGATCTTCCCGGACACCGCGGGGCAATATAAGATCGCGTTGACGCTGACCGAGGGCAACGCTTCCTCGCAGACCGTGTACCAGTTTAGCGCCCAATAA
- a CDS encoding ABC transporter ATP-binding protein gives MSAAQAVDSAKTPKPSKPSAHPVARVGGEPVVISTRNVSLWYGQVIGVNDISLDIGPGVTGLLGPNGAGKSTLLKILSGQLRASTGQATIFGEPIWNNSKIFQRVGLVPEQDAFYEEMTGRDFVIYLTRLQGFSMGEARRLADETLDLVGMSKNKNRRIDEYSKGMRQRVKLAQAIAHSPDILFLDEPLTGTDPVGRHKMIELVQLLGEQGKTVVVSSHVLHEVEQMTQDILLINKGRVLADGNIYAIREMIDKHPHTIRVDCDKPRQFAAILATYEDVVSIEFAPDAARFNIATRDPDACYMRIPKLAREHGIELRGFMSPDNNLMALFEYLVK, from the coding sequence ATGAGTGCAGCGCAGGCAGTTGATTCGGCGAAGACGCCCAAACCTTCGAAACCCTCCGCGCACCCGGTCGCCCGGGTGGGCGGTGAGCCGGTGGTTATCTCGACGCGCAATGTGTCGCTCTGGTACGGCCAGGTGATCGGGGTCAATGATATCTCTCTTGATATCGGCCCCGGCGTGACCGGATTGCTCGGCCCCAACGGGGCGGGCAAGTCGACCTTGCTCAAGATTTTGAGCGGCCAATTGCGCGCCTCCACCGGCCAGGCGACGATTTTTGGCGAGCCGATCTGGAATAACTCGAAGATCTTTCAGCGGGTGGGTCTGGTGCCCGAGCAGGACGCGTTTTATGAGGAGATGACCGGGCGTGATTTCGTCATCTATCTGACGCGTCTGCAGGGGTTTTCGATGGGCGAGGCGCGCCGGTTGGCCGACGAAACCCTCGACCTGGTGGGGATGTCGAAGAATAAAAACCGGCGCATCGACGAGTATTCTAAGGGCATGCGCCAGCGGGTGAAGTTGGCCCAGGCGATCGCGCATTCGCCGGATATTCTCTTTTTAGACGAGCCACTTACCGGCACCGACCCGGTGGGGCGCCACAAGATGATTGAGCTGGTGCAGCTCCTCGGGGAGCAGGGAAAGACGGTGGTCGTCTCCAGCCATGTGCTCCACGAAGTTGAGCAGATGACCCAGGATATCCTGCTGATCAACAAGGGCCGGGTGCTGGCCGACGGCAATATCTACGCCATCCGCGAGATGATCGATAAGCACCCACACACGATCCGGGTGGACTGTGATAAGCCGCGCCAATTCGCGGCGATTCTTGCGACCTATGAGGACGTGGTGAGCATCGAGTTCGCCCCGGACGCGGCGCGCTTTAATATCGCCACGCGCGACCCGGACGCGTGTTATATGCGCATCCCGAAATTAGCGCGCGAGCACGGCATCGAGCTGCGCGGGTTTATGTCGCCCGATAATAATTTGATGGCTCTTTTTGAGTATTTGGTGAAGTGA
- a CDS encoding serine/threonine protein kinase produces the protein MKVCPKCGSRFGDDAAVCPHDGTPLQVARARAPLAQAAAANQQAARGAGASQRPAPGQRGSAPRGPSRSAQRQPAHTPAPAPAVNADLMGRTFFGEYTIVKKLGEGGMGAVYLARQNIIDQTVALKVLHPNAAESDEIVQRFYREAKVISMVSHPNIVRVFIFGRSEDNLLYLVMEFVKGRELRDRLDEEGALDELAAIKIMKQACSALAEAHDLGIIHRDLKPDNILLTEFRGEENFVKILDFGIAKLKDPGGAPQQQLTQAGIVYGTPQYVSPEQAQAKELDHRTDIYSLGCILFELLTGKTPFRDKNPVGILTKHVFEPPPRPSEVSATPVAPSMEALILKALAKDPNDRFEDAMDMFQALVGREREIMAERNLSSKDTYFPGSELTGMHQVGKLHEYLEAAKAAQAVSPQPTVTHANPPVHAPAAPAPAKDNQKVMLIAIAVLGVILVIMIGVILFSILGS, from the coding sequence ATGAAAGTTTGCCCCAAATGTGGAAGTCGCTTCGGTGACGATGCGGCGGTGTGTCCGCACGATGGCACGCCGTTGCAGGTAGCGCGCGCGCGTGCGCCTTTGGCTCAGGCGGCGGCTGCAAATCAGCAGGCGGCGCGAGGCGCGGGCGCCAGTCAGCGGCCGGCGCCAGGGCAGCGCGGGTCGGCGCCGCGTGGGCCGAGTCGCTCGGCGCAGCGTCAGCCGGCGCATACGCCGGCGCCGGCTCCCGCGGTCAATGCCGACCTGATGGGGCGCACGTTTTTTGGCGAATATACCATCGTCAAAAAGCTCGGTGAGGGTGGGATGGGCGCGGTGTATCTGGCGCGCCAGAATATCATCGACCAGACCGTTGCGCTCAAGGTATTGCACCCCAACGCGGCGGAGTCCGATGAGATCGTCCAGCGCTTTTATCGCGAGGCGAAGGTCATCAGTATGGTGAGCCACCCGAATATTGTGCGGGTTTTCATCTTCGGGCGAAGCGAAGATAACCTGCTGTATTTGGTCATGGAATTCGTAAAAGGCCGCGAGCTGCGCGACCGGCTGGACGAAGAGGGCGCGCTCGACGAGTTGGCGGCCATCAAGATCATGAAGCAGGCGTGTAGCGCGTTGGCCGAGGCGCATGACCTCGGCATCATTCACCGCGACCTCAAGCCCGATAATATTCTGCTGACCGAGTTCCGCGGCGAGGAGAATTTCGTCAAGATTTTGGACTTCGGCATCGCCAAGCTAAAGGACCCGGGCGGGGCGCCCCAGCAGCAATTGACCCAGGCGGGCATTGTGTACGGGACGCCGCAATATGTGTCGCCGGAGCAGGCGCAGGCCAAAGAGTTGGACCACCGCACCGACATCTATAGCCTTGGTTGCATCCTCTTTGAGCTTTTGACCGGGAAGACGCCGTTTCGGGATAAAAATCCCGTCGGCATTTTGACCAAGCATGTGTTCGAGCCGCCGCCTCGCCCGAGCGAGGTCTCGGCCACCCCGGTGGCACCGAGCATGGAGGCGCTGATCCTCAAGGCGTTGGCCAAGGACCCGAACGACCGCTTCGAGGACGCGATGGATATGTTCCAGGCGTTGGTCGGGCGCGAGCGCGAGATCATGGCCGAGCGGAATTTGTCGTCCAAAGACACCTATTTCCCGGGCAGCGAGCTGACCGGGATGCACCAGGTTGGGAAACTCCACGAGTATTTGGAGGCGGCCAAGGCGGCCCAGGCCGTGAGCCCGCAGCCGACCGTCACGCACGCGAACCCGCCGGTGCACGCGCCGGCGGCACCCGCGCCGGCCAAGGATAATCAGAAGGTGATGCTCATCGCCATCGCGGTGCTCGGCGTGATTCTTGTGATCATGATTGGGGTGATCCTCTTTTCTATCTTGGGCAGTTAA
- the pruA gene encoding L-glutamate gamma-semialdehyde dehydrogenase, whose protein sequence is MARAAEKRIVELGNEIFRRMKGEAPSVFRKDWWSGKVMDWSMKDEAFKVEMFRFVDVFPSLNDHVQVAEHLQEYFCRPGQDFPSSFQWGLARVKPDSWVAKKAADQIEKQILGMASKFIAGEDAPEAMGTLRQMWDAGLCFTLDLLGEATLSEAEAADYLRRYDAIFDALIAATADWPARPELDRAPWGVVPRANVSVKISSLYSQLDAIDFEGSIEGVKTRLRPLFRKAKAHGLFLNIDMESYKDKDLTIATFKSLLEEDEFADFAHAGLVIQAYLKEAEADILELCKWAKRRKTPVTVRLVKGAYWDYETIHSAQEGWESPVFGQKWQTDQSYERCTEILLDHHKYIHAAFASHNVRSIAHAMAYAEAKRLDKRDLEFQMLFGMAEPMKAAVTSMGYRLRDYVPVGEIIPGMGYLVRRLLENTSNESWLRMSFADGKSLEELLAKPEKTAASASSERPAARAPLNKEGFRNEPMRDFSQAPVRAHFREAIATVRSRLGMRYPLVIGGEEIETQETIVSVNPSRPDEVVGVVARATAEDAEAALRAAEAAGPGWAKLPASERAKYLFALAEQMRKWRDHLAGWMVFEVGKNWREADGDVCEAIDFCEYYAREMLRLDTPQRLGSLPGELNLMFYQPRGVAAVIAPWNFPLAILCGMTVAAAVTGNTVIMKPAEQSSVIAAKLMALTREAAFPPGVINYLPGLGEEVGEHLVQSPKTHLIAFTGSMDVGLEILRKAAHTDPRAQQHVKKVVCEMGGKNAIIVDADADLDEAVQGVLQAAFGFQGQKCSACSRAIVHAACYEEFKTRLVEATRSLILGAADDPAHAIGPVVDAAARDKIRGYIDYAKAEETLLIERETPADGYFVGPTIFEVRDPASRLMQEEIFGPVLALIKVDDFGQALDVANGTRFALTGGVYSRSPLNIDRARREFRVGNLYINQKCTGALVYRQPFGGFKMSGVGAKAGGPDYLVQFMEPRSMTENTMRRGFAPE, encoded by the coding sequence ATGGCACGTGCGGCTGAGAAGCGGATTGTCGAGCTTGGGAATGAGATATTTCGGCGCATGAAGGGTGAGGCGCCGTCGGTCTTTCGCAAGGATTGGTGGAGCGGCAAGGTCATGGATTGGTCGATGAAGGACGAGGCCTTTAAGGTCGAGATGTTCCGCTTCGTCGACGTCTTCCCCTCGCTCAATGACCACGTGCAGGTCGCGGAGCATCTGCAGGAGTATTTTTGCCGCCCCGGCCAGGACTTCCCCTCCTCTTTTCAGTGGGGGCTCGCCCGGGTCAAACCCGATAGCTGGGTGGCCAAGAAGGCGGCCGACCAGATCGAGAAGCAAATTTTGGGGATGGCGTCGAAATTTATCGCCGGCGAGGACGCGCCCGAGGCGATGGGGACGCTGCGCCAGATGTGGGATGCGGGGCTTTGTTTTACCCTTGATTTGCTCGGCGAGGCGACGCTTAGCGAGGCCGAAGCCGCGGATTATCTGCGCCGCTACGATGCGATCTTTGACGCGCTGATCGCGGCCACCGCCGACTGGCCGGCGCGCCCCGAGCTCGACCGCGCGCCCTGGGGCGTGGTGCCGCGGGCGAATGTGTCGGTGAAGATCTCGAGCCTGTATAGCCAATTGGACGCCATTGATTTTGAGGGGAGCATTGAGGGCGTCAAAACGCGTCTTCGACCGCTATTTCGCAAGGCCAAAGCGCATGGGCTATTCCTCAATATCGACATGGAATCCTATAAGGATAAAGACCTGACCATCGCGACCTTTAAGAGCCTTCTGGAAGAGGATGAGTTCGCCGATTTCGCCCACGCGGGGCTGGTGATTCAGGCGTATTTGAAGGAGGCCGAGGCCGATATTCTGGAGCTATGCAAGTGGGCGAAGCGGCGAAAAACGCCGGTGACCGTTCGGCTGGTGAAGGGCGCCTATTGGGATTATGAGACGATTCATAGCGCTCAGGAGGGCTGGGAGAGCCCGGTGTTTGGGCAAAAATGGCAGACCGACCAATCCTATGAGCGCTGCACCGAGATTCTGCTCGACCACCACAAATATATCCACGCGGCCTTTGCGTCTCATAATGTGCGAAGCATCGCCCACGCGATGGCCTACGCCGAGGCGAAGCGCCTGGATAAGCGCGACCTTGAGTTCCAGATGCTCTTCGGGATGGCCGAGCCGATGAAGGCGGCGGTGACCTCGATGGGCTACCGGCTGCGCGATTATGTGCCGGTCGGCGAGATTATCCCGGGCATGGGGTATCTGGTGCGGCGTCTGTTGGAGAATACGTCGAATGAGTCCTGGCTGCGCATGTCGTTTGCCGACGGCAAGAGCCTGGAAGAATTGCTGGCCAAGCCCGAAAAAACTGCTGCTTCGGCGTCTTCTGAGCGCCCGGCCGCGCGCGCCCCGCTCAATAAAGAGGGCTTTCGAAATGAGCCGATGCGCGATTTTAGCCAGGCGCCGGTTCGCGCGCATTTTCGCGAGGCCATCGCCACGGTGCGCTCGCGCCTGGGCATGCGATATCCGCTGGTGATTGGCGGCGAGGAGATTGAGACCCAAGAGACGATCGTGAGCGTGAACCCGAGCCGGCCCGACGAGGTGGTGGGCGTGGTGGCGCGGGCGACGGCGGAAGATGCCGAGGCGGCGCTGCGGGCGGCGGAGGCGGCCGGGCCGGGGTGGGCAAAATTGCCGGCGTCGGAGCGCGCAAAATATCTCTTTGCTTTGGCCGAGCAGATGCGCAAATGGCGCGACCACCTGGCCGGCTGGATGGTCTTTGAGGTCGGTAAAAATTGGCGCGAGGCCGACGGCGATGTGTGCGAGGCCATCGACTTTTGCGAGTATTATGCCCGCGAGATGCTGCGCCTGGACACCCCGCAGCGCCTGGGGAGTCTGCCCGGTGAGCTCAACCTGATGTTCTACCAGCCGCGCGGGGTCGCGGCGGTGATCGCGCCGTGGAATTTCCCGCTGGCCATCCTCTGCGGCATGACGGTCGCCGCGGCGGTCACGGGCAATACGGTGATTATGAAGCCCGCTGAGCAATCCTCGGTGATCGCGGCCAAGCTCATGGCGCTCACGCGCGAGGCGGCGTTCCCGCCCGGGGTTATCAATTATCTGCCGGGTCTTGGCGAAGAGGTCGGCGAGCACCTGGTGCAGAGTCCGAAGACGCATCTGATCGCGTTTACCGGCAGCATGGACGTGGGCTTGGAGATTCTGCGCAAAGCCGCCCACACCGACCCGCGCGCCCAGCAGCATGTTAAAAAAGTGGTGTGCGAGATGGGCGGCAAAAACGCCATCATCGTCGACGCCGACGCCGACCTCGACGAGGCCGTGCAGGGCGTGTTGCAGGCGGCGTTCGGGTTCCAGGGGCAAAAATGCTCGGCGTGTAGCCGCGCTATCGTCCACGCCGCTTGTTATGAGGAGTTCAAAACGCGCCTGGTCGAGGCGACGCGCTCGCTTATTTTGGGCGCCGCCGACGACCCGGCCCACGCCATCGGCCCGGTGGTCGACGCCGCCGCGCGCGATAAAATCCGCGGCTATATCGACTACGCCAAAGCCGAGGAGACCCTGCTCATCGAGCGCGAAACCCCGGCCGACGGCTATTTCGTGGGGCCCACGATTTTCGAGGTCCGCGACCCCGCCAGCCGCTTGATGCAAGAAGAGATCTTCGGCCCGGTGCTGGCGCTCATCAAGGTTGATGATTTTGGCCAGGCGCTCGACGTCGCCAACGGCACCCGCTTCGCGCTCACCGGCGGCGTTTATAGCCGAAGCCCGCTCAATATCGACCGGGCGCGCCGCGAGTTTCGGGTCGGCAATCTGTATATCAACCAGAAGTGTACAGGGGCGCTGGTGTATCGCCAGCCGTTTGGTGGGTTCAAGATGTCGGGGGTGGGTGCGAAGGCCGGCGGGCCGGATTATCTGGTGCAATTTATGGAGCCGCGCTCGATGACCGAGAATACGATGCGGCGGGGTTTTGCGCCGGAGTGA
- a CDS encoding ABC transporter ATP-binding protein: protein MLFDLENVQKSYGNYQALKGITLKIQEGSVGLLGPNGAGKSTLIKSLLGLLELSGGSASVLGFRLPEDTHKIRQSIGYMPENDCYLPSMTAVSYVALMGGLTGMPRSQALSRAHETLHYVGLGEARYRKLGGFSTGMKQRVKLAQALVHGPRLVFLDEPTNGLDPQGRDEMLDLIGDVKSRGISVVLSSHILYDVEKVCESMIMLDQGELIHFGTIAALKADRQKSIVEIETKEQNEQFAEILKARGFSVQQQGLRLQVRLVAPQTVQGLLDAAIEEDIQVRRFMPAELTLEKAFLSLLDEHAHKAPAA from the coding sequence ATGTTATTTGATCTTGAGAATGTTCAGAAATCCTACGGCAATTACCAGGCGCTGAAGGGCATCACGCTTAAAATTCAAGAGGGGAGCGTGGGGCTTCTGGGCCCCAACGGGGCCGGCAAGTCGACGCTGATTAAGTCGCTGCTCGGGCTTTTGGAGCTCAGCGGTGGCAGCGCGTCGGTGTTGGGGTTTCGGCTGCCCGAGGACACCCATAAGATCCGTCAGTCCATCGGTTATATGCCGGAGAATGACTGTTATTTGCCGTCGATGACGGCGGTGAGTTATGTGGCGCTGATGGGCGGGTTGACCGGGATGCCGCGCTCACAGGCGCTCAGCCGGGCGCACGAAACGCTGCATTATGTGGGGCTTGGCGAGGCGCGCTACCGCAAACTCGGCGGCTTCTCGACCGGCATGAAGCAGCGCGTCAAGCTCGCCCAGGCGCTGGTGCACGGGCCGAGATTGGTGTTCTTGGACGAGCCGACCAACGGGCTGGACCCGCAGGGGCGAGACGAGATGCTCGACCTGATCGGGGACGTGAAAAGCCGGGGCATCAGCGTGGTGCTCTCCAGCCACATTCTCTACGACGTCGAGAAGGTCTGTGAGTCGATGATCATGCTCGACCAGGGGGAGCTGATCCACTTCGGCACCATCGCCGCGCTCAAGGCAGACAGGCAGAAGTCGATCGTCGAGATCGAGACCAAAGAGCAGAATGAGCAATTCGCCGAGATCCTCAAGGCGCGCGGGTTTAGCGTGCAGCAGCAGGGGTTGCGGCTGCAGGTGCGCCTGGTCGCCCCGCAGACCGTGCAGGGTCTGCTGGATGCGGCCATCGAGGAGGATATCCAGGTGCGCCGCTTTATGCCGGCCGAGCTGACCCTCGAGAAAGCCTTCCTAAGCCTGCTCGATGAGCATGCGCATAAGGCGCCCGCGGCTTAA